The Helicoverpa armigera isolate CAAS_96S chromosome 25, ASM3070526v1, whole genome shotgun sequence genome has a window encoding:
- the LOC110383071 gene encoding mitogen-activated protein kinase 15 — MSQNQGKKDDRKKDVGQKPVQKKSPDKNMSEIDEHILKRFEIKKRLGKGAYGIVWKAVDKKSKDVVAIKKIFDAFRNQTDAQRTFREIIFLQSFRNHPNIVKLHSIHRALNNRDIYLGFEYMETDLHNVIKRGNILKDIHKRYIMYQMLKATKYIHSGNVIHRDQKPSNVLIDSACRVKLADFGLARSVSSLYSGGEEGADPCLTDYVATRWYRAPEILIASKNYTKGIDMWSLGCILGEMLTGKPLFPGTSTVNQVERIMSALPRPSAEDIAIVCSGYGSSLIREQAGNPNGGASLTSLLSCAPRDAADLVQRLLVFNPAKRLSAEKALDHEYVGKFHRERDEPTLLSDVLLPLRDDKQMSVDDYRNKLYSIMAKGSQAFSGQTRKTHSSNKTHPLPTTTTKSSKSFHESELSKSYVKTKLLSSSADQKARPKPRPHLERPIKEHRSDQSVTKPLRATKLFEHRHEWVENTNCHGDYFQPVTRQSPSETGFMSGGKKSTLQHRRNSTSFSTVTIGGDADYGGCLGKQRHGVITASALMDLRTSIR; from the exons ATGTCACAAAATCAAGGTAAGAAGGACGACAGGAAAAAAGATGTGGGCCAAAAACCAGTTCAAAAGAAGAGTCCCGATAAGAATATGTCGGAGATTGACGAACACATACTTAAAaggtttgaaattaaaaagagGCTTGGAAAAGGCGCTTACGGAATTGTTTGGAAGGCTGTTGATAAAAAGTCGAAGGATGTGGTAGCGATTAAGAAGATATTCGACGCTTTCCGGAACCAGACCGATGCTCAGAGGACGTTCAGGGAGATTATCTTTCTCCAATCGTTCCGAAACCATCCTAACATTGTGAAGCTGCATAGTATACAcag AGCGCTGAACAACCGCGACATTTACCTAGGCTTCGAGTACATGGAGACTGATTTGCACAACGTCATCAAACGCGGGAACATACTCAAGGACATACATAAGCGGTACATTATGTACCAGATGCTGAAGGCGACTAAGTATATACATTCTGGTAATGTTATACATAGGGATCAGAAGCCTAGTAATGTGCTTATTGATAGCGCTTGCAG GGTGAAGCTAGCAGACTTTGGGCTAGCTCGGTCTGTGTCGAGCCTGTATTCGGGCGGCGAGGAGGGAGCGGACCCCTGTCTCACCGACTATGTGGCGACCCGATGGTACCGCGCCCCTGAAATACTCATCGCTAGCAAGAA TTATACCAAAGGCATAGACATGTGGTCTCTGGGCTGTATTCTAGGCGAGATGCTGACGGGCAAGCCATTGTTCCCCGGGACTTCCACGGTCAACCAGGTCGAGAGGATCATGTCGGCTTTGCCTAGGCCTTCTGCTGAGG ATATAGCGATAGTATGTAGCGGGTACGGGTCGTCCCTGATCCGGGAGCAGGCAGGGAACCCGAACGGGGGAGCTTCGCTGACATCCCTGCTGTCGTGTGCCCCTCGGGATGCGGCTGACTTGGTACAACGGCTGTTGGTCTTCAACCCTGCTAAGAGGCTGAGCGCTGAAAAGGCTTTGGACCATGAGTATGTGGGCAA atttcacCGCGAACGTGATGAACCAACGTTATTATCCGACGTCCTCCTACCGTTGAGAGATGACAAGCAAATGTCGGTGGATGACTACAGGAACAAATTGTACAGCATCATGGCTAAAGGATCCCAAGCGTTTAGTGGACAGACTAGGAAGACTCATTCGAG CAACAAAACCCATCCTCTACCTACAACAACAACCAAAAGCAGCAAGTCCTTCCACGAATCGGAACTGTCCAAATCCTACGTGAAGACCAAACTGTTGAGCTCATCAGCCGACCAGAAAGCGCGACCAAAACCGCGACCTCACCTAGAAAGGCCCATAAAAGAACATAGATCCGACCAGAGTGTCACCAAACCTCTAAGGGCGACCAAACTTTTTGAACATAGACACGAATGGGTCGAAAATACGAACTGTCATGGCGATTATTTCCAGCCAGTGACAAGACAGAGTCCTTCAGAGACAGGGTTTATGAGTGGTGGCAAAAAGTCCACATTGCAACATAGGAGGAATTCGACCTCTTTTTCCACAGTTACTATAGGTGGGGACGCGGATTACGGTGGCTGTTTGGGCAAGCAGAGGCACGGAGTTATCACGGCCAGTGCTCTGATGGATTTGAGAACTAGCATACGGTAG
- the LOC110383070 gene encoding plasminogen receptor (KT) — translation MGNYFTSNLEEKMRKNQETMHAINMERQIQLQYQMQERLMAMQIARSRDTCLWFTTFYITAATGLITGFRRTKRPYLLVPMIPLTFVTLYYWDLAYGNKVHRIRMEAEHIMTHEADYLEYPCGLPTPSSIDLGRFDVEEKKKIHPPLL, via the exons ATGGGAAACTACTTCACAAGCAATTTGGAAGAAAAGATGAGAAAAAATCAAGAAACCATGCACGCCATTAAT aTGGAACGACAAATTCAGCTGCAATATCAAATGCAAGAAAGGTTAATGGCGATGCAGATTGCAAGGAGTAGAGACACCTGCCTTTGGTTCACAACATTCTATATTACAGCAGCAACAGGCCTAATCACTGG TTTCAGAAGGACAAAAAGGCCATATCTTTTAGTGCCGATGATACCTCTCACTTTTGTGACTCTTTACTATTGGGACCTCGCTTATGGAAACAAAGTCCACAGGATCAGAA TGGAAGCCGAACACATAATGACACACGAAGCGGACTACCTCGAATATCCCTGCGGTCTTCCGACGCCATCTTCCATCGATCTCGGACGCTTTGACGTCgaagaaaagaagaaaatacaTCCTCCCCTATTGTAA